Proteins encoded in a region of the Elaeis guineensis isolate ETL-2024a chromosome 7, EG11, whole genome shotgun sequence genome:
- the LOC105034229 gene encoding transcription factor TGAL5 isoform X1 gives MVQGGEDSGMANHRVGETSLSNSGPSNQTPTYGIHGTKPAATNFFDQGGTGYFGELEEALMQGVDGIRSDGGGKDYFTSRLPTLEIFPSWPMRFQQNPRGNSQSAGSTDSGSAQVTISQLESESPVSRKAFSEQSADQKQQQQGMMASDASRAGATPNYQQGAQEKLLYFMSQKKMGGSTTGKDTKMLDAKTLRRLAQNREAARKSRLRKKAYVQQLESSRIRLQQLEQELQRARSQGLFLGGGSASGDISSGAAMFDMEYNRWLDDTSKHMSELRGGLQAHLPDSNLAITVDECIAHYDELFRLKGVAAKSDVFHLLTGMWTTPAERCFLWMGGFKPSELLKILMPQLDPLTEQQLMGICNLQQSSQQAEEALSQGLEQLHQSLADTVASGSLSDGTDITNYMGHMAIALGKLANLEGFIQQADNLRQQTIHQMRRILTIRQAARCFLAIGEYYSRLRALSSLWASRPQENLITNDSVCPTTTDLQIVHHPIHHHFSAF, from the exons ATGGTGCAGGGGGGAGAAGATTCTGGGATGGCAAATCATAGAGTTGGTGAAACCAGCCTTTCTAATTCCGGACCTTCAAATCAGACTCCAACTTATGGAATCCATGGCACCAAACCTGCTGCCACCAATTTCTT TGATCAGGGGGGCACTGGTTACTTTGGGGAGCTGGAAGAGGCTCTCATGCAGGGAGTTGATGGCATTAGAAGCGACGGTGGTGGAAAGG ATTATTTCACCAGCAGACTCCCCACACTTGAGATCTTCCCCTCATGGCCAATGAGATTCCAGCAGAACCCCAGA GGGAATTCACAGTCAGCAGGGAGCACTGATTCAGGCTCAGCTCAGGTCACAATATCTCAGCTGGAATCAGAGTCTCCAGTTAGCAGGAAGGCCTTCTCAGAGCAGTCAGCTGACCAGAAGCAGCAGCAGCAAGGGATGATGGCTAGTGATGCCTCCAGGGCAGGAGCAACACCAAATTATCAGCAAGGAGCCCAAGAAAAG TTGTTATATTTTATGTCACAGAAGAAGATGGGTGGTTCAACTACAGGGAAAGATACCAAGATGCTTGATGCtaag ACTTTGAGGCGCTTAGCTCAAAATAGAGAAGCAGCAAGGAAGAGCCGACTAAGAAAGAAG GCATATGTGCAACAGCTAGAATCTAGCAGAATTAGGCTTCAGCAGTTGGAACAAGAACTCCAGAGAGCAAGATCGCAG GGTCTGTTCTTGGGAGGAGGGAGTGCAAGTGGAGATATCAGCTCCG GTGCAGCAATGTTCGACATGGAGTACAACCGATGGTTGGATGATACCAGCAAGCACATGTCTGAGCTCAGAGGTGGATTGCAGGCTCACCTGCCTGACAGCAATCTTGCCATCACCGTCGACGAGTGCATTGCTCACTACGACGAGCTCTTCCGGTTGAAAGGCGTCGCAGCAAAATCCGACGTCTTCCACCTCTTGACCGGAATGTGGACTACACCTGCAGAACGGTGTTTTCTGTGGATGGGTGGATTTAAACCCTCCGAGCTTCTCAAG ATACTGATGCCTCAGCTGGACCCATTGACGGAGCAGCAGCTAATGGGGATATGCAACCTTCAGCAATCATCGCAGCAGGCAGAGGAAGCCCTTTCACAGGGTCTTGAACAGCTTCACCAGTCCTTAGCCGACACAGTTGCAAGTGGGTCTCTCAGCGATGGCACCGACATCACAAATTACATGGGCCACATGGCTATTGCATTAGGAAAGCTTGCCAACCTTGAAGGATTCATCCAGCag GCGGACAATTTGAGACAACAGACAATACACCAGATGCGCCGGATCTTAACGATTCGACAAGCAGCAAGATGTTTTCTAGCAATTGGAGAGTACTATAGCCGCCTGAGAGCTCTAAGCTCCCTCTGGGCTTCTCGCCCTCAAGA GAACTTGATCACAAACGACAGTGTTTGCCCTACAACGACAGACCTGCAAATAGTTCACCATCCGATTCACCATCATTTTTCTGCCTTCTGA
- the LOC105034229 gene encoding transcription factor TGAL5 isoform X2: MVQGGEDSGMANHRVGETSLSNSGPSNQTPTYGIHGTKPAATNFFDQGGTGYFGELEEALMQGVDGIRSDGGGKDYFTSRLPTLEIFPSWPMRFQQNPRGNSQSAGSTDSGSAQVTISQLESESPVSRKAFSEQSADQKQQQQGMMASDASRAGATPNYQQGAQEKKKMGGSTTGKDTKMLDAKTLRRLAQNREAARKSRLRKKAYVQQLESSRIRLQQLEQELQRARSQGLFLGGGSASGDISSGAAMFDMEYNRWLDDTSKHMSELRGGLQAHLPDSNLAITVDECIAHYDELFRLKGVAAKSDVFHLLTGMWTTPAERCFLWMGGFKPSELLKILMPQLDPLTEQQLMGICNLQQSSQQAEEALSQGLEQLHQSLADTVASGSLSDGTDITNYMGHMAIALGKLANLEGFIQQADNLRQQTIHQMRRILTIRQAARCFLAIGEYYSRLRALSSLWASRPQENLITNDSVCPTTTDLQIVHHPIHHHFSAF, translated from the exons ATGGTGCAGGGGGGAGAAGATTCTGGGATGGCAAATCATAGAGTTGGTGAAACCAGCCTTTCTAATTCCGGACCTTCAAATCAGACTCCAACTTATGGAATCCATGGCACCAAACCTGCTGCCACCAATTTCTT TGATCAGGGGGGCACTGGTTACTTTGGGGAGCTGGAAGAGGCTCTCATGCAGGGAGTTGATGGCATTAGAAGCGACGGTGGTGGAAAGG ATTATTTCACCAGCAGACTCCCCACACTTGAGATCTTCCCCTCATGGCCAATGAGATTCCAGCAGAACCCCAGA GGGAATTCACAGTCAGCAGGGAGCACTGATTCAGGCTCAGCTCAGGTCACAATATCTCAGCTGGAATCAGAGTCTCCAGTTAGCAGGAAGGCCTTCTCAGAGCAGTCAGCTGACCAGAAGCAGCAGCAGCAAGGGATGATGGCTAGTGATGCCTCCAGGGCAGGAGCAACACCAAATTATCAGCAAGGAGCCCAAGAAAAG AAGAAGATGGGTGGTTCAACTACAGGGAAAGATACCAAGATGCTTGATGCtaag ACTTTGAGGCGCTTAGCTCAAAATAGAGAAGCAGCAAGGAAGAGCCGACTAAGAAAGAAG GCATATGTGCAACAGCTAGAATCTAGCAGAATTAGGCTTCAGCAGTTGGAACAAGAACTCCAGAGAGCAAGATCGCAG GGTCTGTTCTTGGGAGGAGGGAGTGCAAGTGGAGATATCAGCTCCG GTGCAGCAATGTTCGACATGGAGTACAACCGATGGTTGGATGATACCAGCAAGCACATGTCTGAGCTCAGAGGTGGATTGCAGGCTCACCTGCCTGACAGCAATCTTGCCATCACCGTCGACGAGTGCATTGCTCACTACGACGAGCTCTTCCGGTTGAAAGGCGTCGCAGCAAAATCCGACGTCTTCCACCTCTTGACCGGAATGTGGACTACACCTGCAGAACGGTGTTTTCTGTGGATGGGTGGATTTAAACCCTCCGAGCTTCTCAAG ATACTGATGCCTCAGCTGGACCCATTGACGGAGCAGCAGCTAATGGGGATATGCAACCTTCAGCAATCATCGCAGCAGGCAGAGGAAGCCCTTTCACAGGGTCTTGAACAGCTTCACCAGTCCTTAGCCGACACAGTTGCAAGTGGGTCTCTCAGCGATGGCACCGACATCACAAATTACATGGGCCACATGGCTATTGCATTAGGAAAGCTTGCCAACCTTGAAGGATTCATCCAGCag GCGGACAATTTGAGACAACAGACAATACACCAGATGCGCCGGATCTTAACGATTCGACAAGCAGCAAGATGTTTTCTAGCAATTGGAGAGTACTATAGCCGCCTGAGAGCTCTAAGCTCCCTCTGGGCTTCTCGCCCTCAAGA GAACTTGATCACAAACGACAGTGTTTGCCCTACAACGACAGACCTGCAAATAGTTCACCATCCGATTCACCATCATTTTTCTGCCTTCTGA